The nucleotide sequence TAAGTGTGGTGAGGAAGTTGGTCCTAAACCAGCACTTGGTCCTTGGAAAGAGTTCCTCGATCGTCAGCGTAAGGCAACCAAGGAGGTACACATCGGACTTGTAGGTAAATACGACTTGCAGGATGCTTATAAGAGTATTCGTGAAGGTTTGTTGCAGGCAGGTACCTATAATGACCGCAAGACAGTTATTACCTTTATCAACTCTGAGGAACTGACAGAGGAGAATGTGGCTGAGAAACTCAAGGGACAGGATGGTATTGTGATTTGTCCAGGCTTCGGTCAGCGTGGTATTGAGGGTAAGATCATTGCAGCTCACTATACTCGTACGCACGATATTCCAACCTTCGGTATCTGTCTTGGTATGCAGATGATGGTGATAGAGTTTGCTCGCAACGTCCTGGGTTATGAAGATGCTAACTCGCGTGAGATGGATGAGAAGACAACTCATAATGTGATTGATATAATGGAAGAGCAGAAGAATATCACCAATATGGGGGGTACGATGCGTTTGGGTGCTTATGAATGCGTTCTGCGTCAGGGTTCACATACTTTCAATATCTACAAGCAAGAGCATATACAAGAGCGTCATCGCCATCGTTTTGAGTTTAATAACGACTATGAGAAAGAATTTGAGAAGAATGGTATGATGTGTGTTGGGCGCAACCCTGAGAGCGACTTGGTTGAAATCGTTGAGATTTCAAGTCTGAAGTGGTATGTCGGAACACAGTTCCACCCAGAGTATCAGTCAACTGTACTCCATCCACATCCTCTCTTCCTCGACTTCGTTAAGACATCAATTGAAAATCAGAAAAACAAATAAATGGATAAAAGAACAATCACAGGGTTTGTACTTATCGCCCTGATTCTCTTTGGATTTGCTTGGTGGCAGCAGCCATCAGCTGAACAGATAGCACAGCAAAGGGCTGAATTTGTAAAGGACTCTATCGCTGCAGCCAAGAAAGCACAGAATGCAAAACTTGCTGCTGCGAAGCAGGAACAGCAGAAAGCTGTACAGGCGGCTGACACTACAGCACTGTTCTATGCAGCGTTGAATGGCAAGGCGCAGGATATTACATTGAAGAATGGTAAGGTTGAATTGACTTTGAGCACCAAGGGTGGTGTTGTGACGAAGGCGATTATCAAGAATTATGTTGGTCATGATATTGCTGTCAAAGATGGCTCAAAGGATCAGAAAGATGTTACCTTGTTTAGTGGTAATGACCAGAGTCTTAACTTTATGTTGGCTGCAAAGAATAGTAATATTGAGACAAAAGACCTTATCTTCACTCCTTCAAATGTGACAGATTCTACCGTTACACTTACAGCTACGGCTGGAGCGGGTAAGATACTCACCTTGAACTATACGCTTGGTAAGGATTACTTGCTTAATATGTCATTGCGTGCTGAAGGTATGAATGGACTCTTTGCTCCAAACTATAACCAGATGGATATCAATTGGCAGGACCGTTGTCGTCAGCAAGAACGTGGTTTTACGTTTGAGAACCGTTATGCTACGCTTACCTATAAGAAGCACGATGGTGGTACGAGTTATTTGAGTGAGACATCTGAAAAGGAAGAAACAACAGAGGACCCAATGGAATGGGTAGCTTTCAAAAATCAGTTCTTCTCTGCTGTGATGATCGCAAAGGATAACTTTGCTACGGGTGCAAAGCTTAAGAGTACACCGCTTGAGAAGTCTTCGCATTACCTTAAGCACTATGAAGCAAATATGAAAGCAGGCTTCGATCCAACTGGTAAGCGTCCTTCTGAGTTCGAGTTCTACTTCGGTCCAAACGATTTCCGTTTACTTCAGTCTGTAGAGAAAGAGAGCAAGTTTAATAAAGAACTTGATATGGAACGCCTTGTTTATCTTGGTTGGCCATTGTTCCGCATTATCAACCGTTGGTTTACGCTTTATGTATTCGATTGGTTGAGTAAGGTTTTCCCAATGGGAGTTGTGTTGATTCTCATTACCTTATTATTAAAGCTGATTACCTTCCCTATGGTGAAGAAGAGCTATATGAGCTCAGCTAAGATGCGTGTGTTGAAACCGAAATTGGATGAGGCTACCAAGCAATTCAATAAGCCAGAAGACCAGATGCAGAAGCAACAGGCTATGATGCAGAAGTATTCAGAGTATGGAGTGAGTCCTTTGTCAGGCTGTCTTCCTATGTTGATACAGATGCCAATCTGGATTGCGATGTTCAACTTCGTACCGAATGCTATTCAACTTCGTGGTCAAAGCTTCCTTTGGATGAAAGACCTCAGTACGTTTGACCCTATCTTCTCATGGAATCATGACCTTTGGCTCATAGGAGATCATATCTCATTGACATGTATTCTCTTCTGCGGTGCCAACCTGCTTTATACATGGTTTACAATGCAGCAGCAGAAAGATCAGATGGTAGGGCAACAGGCTGATCAGATGAAGATGATGCAGTGGATGATGTTTGGTATGCCATTGTTCTTCTTCTTCATGTTCAATGACTATTCATCAGGTTTGAACTTCTACTACTTTATCTCTCTCTTCTTCTCAGCTGCTATTATGTGGACATTGCGTAAGACTACCAATGAAGAGAAACTTCTTTCAATCCTTGAAGCACGTCGTGCAGAACGAAAGAACAACCCTAATAGCAATAAGGGTGGTGGACTCTTTGCTCGTATGCAGGCTTTACAAGAAATGCAGCAGAAGCAGCAAGAAGAACTTCGACGTAAGCAAGATGAACTAAATAAGAAAAAGAAAGGTCTATAACTATGAACAAAAACTTAACCATGGCAATGACTGCGGCTCTGATGATGAGCGGCGGTGTTGCACAAGCGCAAGATGTAAACATCGGACGTAACAACATTACGCTTACAAGTGATCTCATGACTCCTGAGGCGCTTTGGGCTATGGGACGTATCGGTGCTGCACAGGCTTCACCTGACGGCAAACGGATTGTCTATCAGGTAGGCTACTACAGTATTAAAGAAAACAAAGGGCATCAGGTGCTACGCGTGATGGATGCTGATGGCAAGAACGACCGTCTGCTTACTACCTCTGCAAAGAGTGAGAGTGATGCAGCGTGGCTCGACAACAACACATTAGCCTTCCTAACGGGTGGACAATTGTGGACAATGAATGCTGATGGTTCTAACCGAAAGCAGTTGACAAAGTCGGAGATTGATATTGAAGGCTTCCGCTTCTCACCAGACCGTAAGCGTGTTGTTCTCATTAAGAGTATCCCTTACTATGGCACTATCAAGAAGAACCCAAGTGACTTGCCAAAGGCAACGGGTATGGTTATCACCGATATGAACTATCGTCACTGGGACCATTACGTTACAACAAATGCACATCCTTTTGTTGCAGACGTAACAGCTGAGGGTGTTGGTGCAGGTGTTGACGTACTTGAAGGAGAACCTTATGAGAGTCCGTTGGCTCCATTCGGTGGTATTGAACAGATTGATTGGAGCAAAGACTCTAAACTTATGGCTTATACCTGTCGTAAAAAAGAAGGTACACAATATGCTATCTCTACCGATGCCGACATATATATATATAATGTAGAAACTCGCCAAACAAAGAATCTCTGCAAGCCAGCTGATTATGTTGAACCAAAGATTGATGCAACAAAGAGTATGCGCAATCAGGCTGTGAACCATCAGCCTGGAGATATGAATGTAGGTTACGATGTGAATCCTAAGTTTTCCCCTGACGGCAAGTACATTGCATGGCAGAGTATGAAGAACAATGGTTATGAAAGTGACCGCAATCGTCTCTGTGTTTATGACTTGGCAACAGGTAAGAAGACTTACGTAACAGAGAGCTTTGATTCAAATGTAGATGATTATACATGGAGTCCTAATTCCAAGGATCTTTATTTCATTGGAGTATGGCATGCTACGGTAAATGTCTATCAGACCAACCTCAAAGGTGAGGTAAAACAGTTGACAGAAGGCGACCATAACTATGTAAGTATCTCACTGCTTGGCGATAAGAAGTTACTTGCTATCCGTCAGAGTATCTCTCAGGCTAATGAAATCTTCGCTGTTACTCCTGCTAAGAAGGAGAAGGCAAGCGTTCAGACACAGCTTAGCTTTGAAAATAAGCATATCTATGACCAGTTGGCTATGGGTGACGTCAAGTCTCGTTGGGTAAAGACAACCGATGGCAAAGAGATGATGGAATGGGTAATTACTCCTCCACATTTCGATCCAAATAAGAAATATCCTACATTGCTCTTCTGTGAAGGCGGTCCACAAAGTCCTGTTTCACAGTTCTGGAGCTATCGTTGGAACTTCCAGATAATGGCGGCTAATGGCTATGTTATTATTGCTCCAAACCGTCGTGGTTTGCCAGGCTTTGGTAGTGCATGGAACGAGGAGATTAGTACTGATTGGACTGGTCAGTGTATGAAAGACTATCTCTCTGCGATTGATGATGCAGCAACCAATCTTCCATTTGTAGATAAGGACCGCTTGGGTGCCGTTGGTGCTTCCTTTGGTGGTTTCTCTGTTTACTATCTTGCAGGTATTCACAACAAGCGTTTCAAGTGTTTCATCTCACATGATGGTGCTTTTAACCTTGAGAGTATGTACACCGATACAGAAGAAGCTTGGTTTAGCAACTGGGAGTATGATGATGCCTATTGGAATAAGGATAAGACCGAGGCTGCTAAGCGCACATACGCAAATAGTCCTCATTTGAAGGTTGATAACTGGGATACTCCAATCCTTTGCATCCATGGCGAAAAGGATTATCGTATCAATGCCAACCAGGGAATGGGTGCTTTCAATGCAGCACGTCTGCGTGGTATTCCTGCAGAGTTGCTTCTCTATCCTGATGAGAATCACTGGGTATTAAAGCCACAAAACGGAGTTCTTTGGCAGCGTACATTCTTTAATTGGCTTAATCGCTGGTTGAAGAAGTAGTTGGTAAGTAGACAAGTGAACGAGTTTACAAGTAAACAAGATGCTTGATAGTATTAACTCGTTCACATGTTAACTGTAAACTTGTTCACTTTTAACTTATAATCTAACAAACAACTCGTTTACTTGTCAACTCGTAAACTTGTTAACTAATAAATTCATCATGACTGATAAAATTCAAACAACACTGAGAGATTC is from Prevotella melaninogenica and encodes:
- a CDS encoding CTP synthase, translating into MAETKYIFVTGGVVSSLGKGIISSSIGKLLQARGYNITIQKFDPYINIDPGTLNPYEHGECYVTEDGMETDLDLGHYERFTGIKTTKANSMTTGRIYKSVIDKERRGDYLGKTIQVVPHITDEIKRNIKLLGQKYHYDFVITEIGGTIGDIESAPFLEAIRQLKWELGKRAINLHLTYVPYLKAAGELKTKPTQHSVKELQSVGIQPDVLVLRTEKHLDDDIRKKVAAFCNVDFDCVVQSEDLPSIYDVPVNMLEQGLDAAILRKCGEEVGPKPALGPWKEFLDRQRKATKEVHIGLVGKYDLQDAYKSIREGLLQAGTYNDRKTVITFINSEELTEENVAEKLKGQDGIVICPGFGQRGIEGKIIAAHYTRTHDIPTFGICLGMQMMVIEFARNVLGYEDANSREMDEKTTHNVIDIMEEQKNITNMGGTMRLGAYECVLRQGSHTFNIYKQEHIQERHRHRFEFNNDYEKEFEKNGMMCVGRNPESDLVEIVEISSLKWYVGTQFHPEYQSTVLHPHPLFLDFVKTSIENQKNK
- the yidC gene encoding membrane protein insertase YidC, with the protein product MDKRTITGFVLIALILFGFAWWQQPSAEQIAQQRAEFVKDSIAAAKKAQNAKLAAAKQEQQKAVQAADTTALFYAALNGKAQDITLKNGKVELTLSTKGGVVTKAIIKNYVGHDIAVKDGSKDQKDVTLFSGNDQSLNFMLAAKNSNIETKDLIFTPSNVTDSTVTLTATAGAGKILTLNYTLGKDYLLNMSLRAEGMNGLFAPNYNQMDINWQDRCRQQERGFTFENRYATLTYKKHDGGTSYLSETSEKEETTEDPMEWVAFKNQFFSAVMIAKDNFATGAKLKSTPLEKSSHYLKHYEANMKAGFDPTGKRPSEFEFYFGPNDFRLLQSVEKESKFNKELDMERLVYLGWPLFRIINRWFTLYVFDWLSKVFPMGVVLILITLLLKLITFPMVKKSYMSSAKMRVLKPKLDEATKQFNKPEDQMQKQQAMMQKYSEYGVSPLSGCLPMLIQMPIWIAMFNFVPNAIQLRGQSFLWMKDLSTFDPIFSWNHDLWLIGDHISLTCILFCGANLLYTWFTMQQQKDQMVGQQADQMKMMQWMMFGMPLFFFFMFNDYSSGLNFYYFISLFFSAAIMWTLRKTTNEEKLLSILEARRAERKNNPNSNKGGGLFARMQALQEMQQKQQEELRRKQDELNKKKKGL
- a CDS encoding S9 family peptidase; the protein is MNKNLTMAMTAALMMSGGVAQAQDVNIGRNNITLTSDLMTPEALWAMGRIGAAQASPDGKRIVYQVGYYSIKENKGHQVLRVMDADGKNDRLLTTSAKSESDAAWLDNNTLAFLTGGQLWTMNADGSNRKQLTKSEIDIEGFRFSPDRKRVVLIKSIPYYGTIKKNPSDLPKATGMVITDMNYRHWDHYVTTNAHPFVADVTAEGVGAGVDVLEGEPYESPLAPFGGIEQIDWSKDSKLMAYTCRKKEGTQYAISTDADIYIYNVETRQTKNLCKPADYVEPKIDATKSMRNQAVNHQPGDMNVGYDVNPKFSPDGKYIAWQSMKNNGYESDRNRLCVYDLATGKKTYVTESFDSNVDDYTWSPNSKDLYFIGVWHATVNVYQTNLKGEVKQLTEGDHNYVSISLLGDKKLLAIRQSISQANEIFAVTPAKKEKASVQTQLSFENKHIYDQLAMGDVKSRWVKTTDGKEMMEWVITPPHFDPNKKYPTLLFCEGGPQSPVSQFWSYRWNFQIMAANGYVIIAPNRRGLPGFGSAWNEEISTDWTGQCMKDYLSAIDDAATNLPFVDKDRLGAVGASFGGFSVYYLAGIHNKRFKCFISHDGAFNLESMYTDTEEAWFSNWEYDDAYWNKDKTEAAKRTYANSPHLKVDNWDTPILCIHGEKDYRINANQGMGAFNAARLRGIPAELLLYPDENHWVLKPQNGVLWQRTFFNWLNRWLKK